From a region of the Lactuca sativa cultivar Salinas chromosome 4, Lsat_Salinas_v11, whole genome shotgun sequence genome:
- the LOC111879933 gene encoding transcription termination factor MTERF9, chloroplastic isoform X1, which translates to MASCLKRRTSNLLSQKPRILSSFFAERWFGMLAYQDHLAHKTNTSIIQNLALIKYGLTASFSTFSDSTNELVEEAEASTNIPDEKDVTLQDQLPSKTCQDLFIQWGCNNHETSQIFERMPSLHKAKLDKLQSKLQILHDLGFTSSDLVKIISCRPRFLKSRLNNCLDERVNYLENIFGSKQTLQKAILRNPSILTYDLKKMIKPTVELYKSMGITGDDLALMLLSRPTIIPRTSLTPEKLDFIKRTGASRDSKMYKYVVTLMAISRIETIREKIANLEKFGFVEDEVFRLLGTSPLVLTLSVDKVQRNMTFVVASMKLPARVVLSHPFLLYNNLETVMKPRMIVAGKIEDLGLVPRIEGFKVFTALRMTEKRFLKAFIDCHPLEISKVLMECYLDAKHVKRLAEESKKILHKGFPF; encoded by the exons ATGGCGTCTTGTCTAAAACGAAGAACAAGTAACCTTCTATCACAAAAGCCTCGAATCCTTTCATCCTTTTTCGCC GAGAGATGGTTTGGTATGTTGGCTTACCAAGACCATTTAGCACATAAGACTAATACTTCCATTATCCAGAACCTTGCTCTAATAAAATATGGGTTAACAGCTTCTTTTTCAACTTTCTCTGATTCAACCAATGAACTGGTGGAAGAAGCAGAAGCATCCACCAACATTCCCGATGAAAAAGATGTTACACTCCAAGATCAG TTGCCTTCAAAAACCTGTCAAGATTTATTCATACAATGGGGATGCAACAACCACGAAACATCACAAATCTTTGAACGAATGCCATCTCTCCACAAAGCAAAACTCGATAAACTTCAATCCAAATTACAAATCCTTCATGACCTCGGATTCACCTCCTCTGACTTAGTCAAAATCATAAGCTGTAGGCCCCGTTTTCTCAAATCAAGACTCAACAACTGCCTCGATGAACGTGTCAACTACCTCGAAAACATATTCGGATCAAAACAAACCCTCCAAAAAGCCATTCTTAGAAACCCTTCCATTCTTACATacgatttaaaaaaaatgatcaaACCCACAGTCGAGTTATACAAATCAATGGGTATAACCGGAGACGATTTAGCACTAATGCTACTATCACGCCCCACCATAATCCCACGCACCTCACTAACACCTGAAAAATTGGATTTCATTAAAAGAACGGGTGCTTCTCGAGATTCCAAAATGTACAAATACGTTGTTACCCTTATGGCGATTTCACGAATTGAAACAATTCGTGAAAAAATAGCGAATTTGGAGAAGTTTGGGTTTGTTGAGGATGAGGTTTTTCGTCTTTTGGGCACCTCGCCACTTGTGTTGACATTATCGGTTGACAAAGTTCAAAGGAATATGACTTTTGTGGTGGCAAGTATGAAATTACCAGCGAGGGTAGTGCTGAGTCATCCTTTTTTGCTTTATAATAATCTTGAAACGGTTATGAAACCTCGTATGATTGTTGCTGGGAAGATTGAGGATTTGGGATTGGTTCCGAGGATTGAAGGGTTTAAGGTTTTTACGGCTTTGAGGATGACAGAGAAGAGGTTTTTGAAGGCGTTTATTGATTGTCACCCTTTGGAGATTTCAAAGGTGTTGATGGAATGTTATTTGGATGCAAAACATGTGAAAAGATTAGCCGAAGAGTCCAAGAAGATTTTGCATAAAGGGTTTCCTTTTTGA
- the LOC111879933 gene encoding transcription termination factor MTERF9, chloroplastic isoform X2, which produces MLAYQDHLAHKTNTSIIQNLALIKYGLTASFSTFSDSTNELVEEAEASTNIPDEKDVTLQDQLPSKTCQDLFIQWGCNNHETSQIFERMPSLHKAKLDKLQSKLQILHDLGFTSSDLVKIISCRPRFLKSRLNNCLDERVNYLENIFGSKQTLQKAILRNPSILTYDLKKMIKPTVELYKSMGITGDDLALMLLSRPTIIPRTSLTPEKLDFIKRTGASRDSKMYKYVVTLMAISRIETIREKIANLEKFGFVEDEVFRLLGTSPLVLTLSVDKVQRNMTFVVASMKLPARVVLSHPFLLYNNLETVMKPRMIVAGKIEDLGLVPRIEGFKVFTALRMTEKRFLKAFIDCHPLEISKVLMECYLDAKHVKRLAEESKKILHKGFPF; this is translated from the exons ATGTTGGCTTACCAAGACCATTTAGCACATAAGACTAATACTTCCATTATCCAGAACCTTGCTCTAATAAAATATGGGTTAACAGCTTCTTTTTCAACTTTCTCTGATTCAACCAATGAACTGGTGGAAGAAGCAGAAGCATCCACCAACATTCCCGATGAAAAAGATGTTACACTCCAAGATCAG TTGCCTTCAAAAACCTGTCAAGATTTATTCATACAATGGGGATGCAACAACCACGAAACATCACAAATCTTTGAACGAATGCCATCTCTCCACAAAGCAAAACTCGATAAACTTCAATCCAAATTACAAATCCTTCATGACCTCGGATTCACCTCCTCTGACTTAGTCAAAATCATAAGCTGTAGGCCCCGTTTTCTCAAATCAAGACTCAACAACTGCCTCGATGAACGTGTCAACTACCTCGAAAACATATTCGGATCAAAACAAACCCTCCAAAAAGCCATTCTTAGAAACCCTTCCATTCTTACATacgatttaaaaaaaatgatcaaACCCACAGTCGAGTTATACAAATCAATGGGTATAACCGGAGACGATTTAGCACTAATGCTACTATCACGCCCCACCATAATCCCACGCACCTCACTAACACCTGAAAAATTGGATTTCATTAAAAGAACGGGTGCTTCTCGAGATTCCAAAATGTACAAATACGTTGTTACCCTTATGGCGATTTCACGAATTGAAACAATTCGTGAAAAAATAGCGAATTTGGAGAAGTTTGGGTTTGTTGAGGATGAGGTTTTTCGTCTTTTGGGCACCTCGCCACTTGTGTTGACATTATCGGTTGACAAAGTTCAAAGGAATATGACTTTTGTGGTGGCAAGTATGAAATTACCAGCGAGGGTAGTGCTGAGTCATCCTTTTTTGCTTTATAATAATCTTGAAACGGTTATGAAACCTCGTATGATTGTTGCTGGGAAGATTGAGGATTTGGGATTGGTTCCGAGGATTGAAGGGTTTAAGGTTTTTACGGCTTTGAGGATGACAGAGAAGAGGTTTTTGAAGGCGTTTATTGATTGTCACCCTTTGGAGATTTCAAAGGTGTTGATGGAATGTTATTTGGATGCAAAACATGTGAAAAGATTAGCCGAAGAGTCCAAGAAGATTTTGCATAAAGGGTTTCCTTTTTGA